The Edaphobacter sp. 12200R-103 genome contains a region encoding:
- a CDS encoding sulfatase-like hydrolase/transferase, with protein sequence MNRRQFLQTLSAATATGLLGAAKPAAQPNIVFIYADDLGYGDVSCYGAKSVHTPNIDSLAAEGLRFTDAHATSATCTPSRYSVMTGQYAWRKPGTGVLPGDASLIIDTDRLTLPELLKRSGYRTGIVGKWHLGLGRGEINWNSDITPGPNELGFDYSFIIPATPDRVPCVFVENHRVVNLDAKDPIHISYKQPFPNEKTGRANPELLKMKPSHGHDMAIVDGVSRIGYMEGGKSALWVDEDIADTLSAKAVRFIEQSAKESSGQPFFLYYPAHDIHVPRLPNKRFQGKTSMGPRGDAIAELDWCVGRILNTLKKNGLTQNTLIVFSSDNGPVVDDGYQDQSVEKLGSHKPSGIYRGGKYSNFAGGTRVPFLVKWPDHVKPATTSDALVDQIDLFASFATLTHQSLAHNDAPDSVDILPALLGRSSTGRQSLVEEADVLALVQGEWKLIEGSNKPAYNENTRTELGNALQPQLYHRISDPEEHHDVAALHPDIVKRMIATLNQIRSEGRSRR encoded by the coding sequence ATGAACCGCCGACAGTTTCTCCAGACTCTCAGCGCAGCCACAGCCACTGGCCTGCTCGGTGCAGCAAAGCCTGCCGCTCAGCCCAACATCGTCTTCATCTATGCGGACGATCTCGGCTACGGCGACGTAAGCTGCTACGGCGCAAAGTCCGTCCACACGCCCAACATCGACTCGCTCGCAGCCGAAGGCCTGCGCTTCACCGATGCCCATGCGACCTCGGCCACCTGCACGCCTTCGCGCTACTCCGTGATGACCGGCCAGTACGCCTGGCGCAAGCCGGGCACAGGCGTGCTTCCCGGCGACGCCTCGCTCATCATCGACACCGACCGCCTCACGCTGCCCGAGCTGCTGAAGCGAAGCGGCTACCGGACCGGCATCGTAGGCAAATGGCACCTGGGCCTGGGCCGCGGAGAGATCAACTGGAACTCCGACATCACCCCCGGTCCAAACGAACTCGGCTTCGACTACTCCTTCATCATTCCGGCGACACCCGACCGCGTCCCCTGCGTCTTCGTGGAGAACCATCGGGTCGTCAATCTCGATGCCAAAGATCCCATTCACATCAGCTACAAGCAGCCGTTTCCCAATGAAAAAACGGGCCGGGCAAATCCCGAGTTGCTGAAGATGAAGCCGAGCCACGGCCACGATATGGCCATCGTCGATGGCGTCAGCCGGATCGGATACATGGAAGGTGGCAAATCGGCTCTGTGGGTCGATGAGGATATAGCGGATACCCTCTCAGCCAAAGCCGTCCGCTTCATCGAACAAAGCGCTAAGGAGAGCAGCGGGCAGCCCTTCTTTCTCTACTATCCCGCGCATGACATTCACGTACCCAGGCTTCCAAACAAACGCTTTCAAGGCAAAACCTCCATGGGGCCGCGCGGCGACGCGATCGCTGAGCTTGACTGGTGCGTAGGGCGCATCCTGAATACGCTCAAAAAGAATGGCCTCACACAGAACACCCTGATCGTCTTCTCCAGCGACAACGGTCCGGTGGTAGACGATGGCTACCAGGATCAATCGGTTGAAAAGCTCGGCTCCCACAAACCCTCGGGAATCTATCGCGGCGGTAAGTACAGCAACTTCGCCGGAGGCACTCGCGTTCCCTTTCTCGTAAAGTGGCCGGACCACGTAAAACCAGCAACGACATCAGACGCCCTGGTCGATCAGATCGACCTGTTCGCCTCGTTCGCAACATTGACGCATCAGTCTCTTGCTCATAACGATGCTCCTGATAGCGTAGATATTCTTCCGGCACTTCTCGGAAGATCCTCTACCGGCCGTCAGTCGCTGGTGGAAGAGGCAGACGTGCTTGCCCTAGTGCAGGGGGAGTGGAAGCTGATTGAGGGCAGCAATAAGCCGGCATATAACGAAAATACCCGGACAGAGCTGGGTAATGCGCTGCAACCGCAGCTCTATCATCGGATCAGCGATCCGGAGGAGCATCATGATGTCGCCGCTCTTCATCCCGATATCGTAAAAAGGATGATCGCGACCCTGAACCAGATCCGCTCCGAAGGCCGCAGCCGCCGATAG
- a CDS encoding ATP-binding protein, producing the protein MAAPSSYEAILPHQLGLQVFIAPPKHPTPLQEIIAALRTIPALDGLTEEEYSWFATHGIERVGEDGAMVFAEGSPCDRMVFILKGEVHVRRHNAGPMALWIGRAGAMTGKLPFSRMKVYGGEGYLVGDGWSLDIHEDLFPEMLAAIPSMTQRCVSTMMDRVREVTRMEQQAEKLGALGKLAANLAHELNNPASAAQRSASSLFSELRQYGDQKYRLGNLCLSDAQTSQYRSWVARTRSTLAEREAIQGVPDALAISDREGDLIRWLEEHNISNPWAIAPSLAETGIAASQLDELAGIVTTEALPVAVATFASSLRVERMAETVVNSTVRIFDLIRAIKDYSYMDQAPIQDIDIAQSLENTLAMFKSRLQDVHVITEFDPELPSVAGYGRELNQVWTALIENALDAMKEKGTLRVCTRLQGGMAFVEVWDTGPGIDPELKSRIFEPFYTTKAPGRGLGLGLDTVQRILERHSGYIQVDSRPGSTCFQVRLPLEQAQAY; encoded by the coding sequence ATGGCCGCCCCCAGCAGTTACGAAGCTATCCTTCCCCATCAGCTCGGGCTTCAGGTCTTTATCGCTCCTCCAAAGCATCCCACTCCGCTGCAGGAGATTATCGCGGCGCTTCGAACCATCCCAGCTCTGGATGGCCTGACAGAAGAGGAGTACAGTTGGTTCGCCACCCACGGCATCGAGCGCGTCGGCGAAGACGGCGCGATGGTCTTTGCGGAAGGCTCTCCCTGCGATCGCATGGTCTTCATCCTCAAGGGTGAGGTCCACGTCCGTCGTCACAACGCCGGCCCCATGGCGCTTTGGATTGGCCGCGCTGGAGCCATGACCGGCAAGCTGCCCTTCTCGCGCATGAAGGTTTACGGAGGCGAGGGCTATCTTGTCGGTGACGGATGGTCGCTCGATATCCACGAAGATCTCTTCCCCGAGATGCTCGCCGCGATTCCCTCGATGACACAACGCTGCGTCTCCACCATGATGGATCGTGTCCGCGAGGTCACGCGCATGGAGCAGCAGGCGGAAAAGCTCGGCGCGCTCGGCAAGCTCGCGGCCAACCTCGCGCACGAGCTCAACAATCCTGCATCCGCGGCCCAGCGTTCAGCCTCCAGCCTCTTCTCCGAACTACGCCAGTACGGCGACCAGAAGTATCGGTTGGGAAATCTTTGCCTGTCGGACGCCCAGACTTCGCAATACCGCTCCTGGGTGGCCAGGACACGATCGACGCTCGCAGAACGGGAGGCTATTCAGGGAGTTCCTGATGCCCTGGCCATCAGCGATCGCGAGGGCGATCTGATTCGCTGGCTGGAGGAGCACAACATCTCCAATCCCTGGGCGATTGCTCCCTCCCTCGCGGAGACCGGCATCGCAGCGTCGCAGCTTGACGAGCTCGCCGGCATCGTCACCACCGAGGCGCTGCCCGTCGCCGTCGCAACCTTCGCCAGCTCCCTGCGCGTGGAGCGCATGGCAGAGACCGTCGTCAACTCGACCGTGCGCATCTTCGACCTGATCCGCGCCATCAAGGATTACTCCTACATGGACCAGGCGCCGATCCAGGACATCGACATCGCTCAGTCGCTGGAGAATACGCTGGCGATGTTCAAATCGCGTCTCCAGGACGTTCACGTCATCACGGAGTTCGATCCCGAACTTCCGTCTGTCGCGGGCTACGGACGCGAGCTCAATCAGGTGTGGACCGCGCTGATCGAAAACGCGCTCGATGCCATGAAAGAGAAGGGCACGCTACGCGTCTGTACGCGCCTGCAGGGAGGTATGGCCTTTGTCGAGGTCTGGGATACCGGCCCCGGAATCGATCCCGAACTGAAGAGCCGCATCTTCGAGCCCTTCTACACCACCAAGGCTCCCGGCCGCGGTCTCGGACTCGGACTCGATACAGTACAACGCATCCTGGAGCGCCACTCCGGCTACATCCAGGTAGACTCCAGGCCCGGTAGCACCTGCTTCCAGGTACGCCTTCCACTCGAACAAGCCCAGGCGTATTAG
- a CDS encoding TonB-dependent receptor: MSLRKLLHLSGLVVVLFFSHRALAQFSGSLQGTVQDATGAAVPGATLALTNTATKVSQTVESDARGGYRFLSLAPGNYVVSATAAGFGTSKVPFTLTTAQLMNVPITLAIATSQQVVEVSDQAPVLDTAESRTQLTIDTEALDSLPLPGRNQLGLVTLAPGVTGLGVQGSGGNGQSTDNYGSETQVTASANGRSSVGNMYVVDGLDITSNITPGVLNLVPNPDTIQEATVQVNTFDVEYGRSSSIVEVMTTRSGADRYHFVASNYYTADWLTARTQFQPRETYKMLPFHSSNISATLGGPVPFLKNTFFFTGWEPLLSSTQSSSQVTYEAPQFIAWAKQNWPNSVGVDLLSKYPAVNATTTGVAQTGASLFKTTCGTAAAANIPCSMPVVDQGVLAATNYRDALQWNARLDKVFTKDRIYGNYYQTRLDIGGPSVRLDHNAPQHYIVRSVQGNETHTFNSNTVNEAAIGWLRMEGLINPTGPFHLPIISLTSGWNTQLGVSKADENYVQHHFVWKDTLSHVFGTHNLRVGYEGSQGDNLTFFGPMNSQPHFSFQTVADFVQDKIFSESGVSFDLLTGQQAGLRGGSFQFDGNTIGLFAQDTWRINKNLTLTYGIRWDDFGNPAPQKGTIAANFFYGPGTTTSEQVANGYVKQVSHAFNHAITAWSPRAGVAWDLTGQGKWMVRGGFGLYHDWVTLGNVQNEFQNPPAPAGVTFQSNTDGPQPIYSVGTSDTYPFGFTYPDFKGYTLNDHGGIQGLQVSAGGNDPNLKASNTLNYTVTLEHGITNNYSVAVGYSGSHSNDLFTGFASRTTNANYGVDINNFPGSLVQNNGKFVRLNTNFGSIRYTVNGPTSTYNAFIASFKGRFMHRGFINASYTRSSSHDDAGTYPTVQSNTGNYSQYWGPSNWDAPNRLSLAVSYELPNLKTGPAFLHYLTNGWKPSAITILQSGTPFTVLQTASYSAGGDYNADGNNSDLPDVPSYGYGIPTDRNHQLGRNADRTANKNAAGVFGSAGDFTKPANLPGEGNEVINGYRNPGYANTDFALLKNNRIREVANLQLRLEIFNLFNRASLGGISSSLNSSTFGRATSQYPARFLQLGARLEF; encoded by the coding sequence ATGTCTTTACGAAAACTGCTACATCTTAGCGGTCTGGTCGTTGTGTTGTTTTTTTCGCATAGGGCGTTGGCGCAGTTCTCAGGAAGCCTGCAGGGTACTGTGCAGGATGCGACGGGCGCGGCTGTTCCCGGAGCTACGCTGGCGTTGACCAATACGGCGACGAAGGTCTCGCAGACAGTCGAGTCGGATGCGCGCGGCGGCTACCGGTTTCTGAGTCTGGCTCCGGGCAACTATGTTGTATCGGCCACCGCTGCCGGCTTCGGGACAAGCAAGGTCCCCTTTACGCTGACGACAGCACAGTTGATGAACGTTCCTATTACGCTGGCGATTGCTACTTCGCAGCAGGTGGTGGAGGTCTCCGATCAGGCGCCAGTGCTGGATACGGCAGAGTCGCGCACGCAGTTGACGATCGATACCGAGGCACTCGATTCGCTGCCTTTACCGGGACGCAACCAGCTTGGCCTGGTGACGCTGGCGCCTGGTGTGACGGGGCTAGGGGTGCAGGGCAGCGGCGGCAATGGACAATCGACCGACAACTACGGCTCGGAGACGCAGGTGACGGCCAGCGCAAACGGTCGCAGCAGCGTAGGCAACATGTATGTGGTGGATGGGCTGGACATCACCAGCAACATTACGCCGGGCGTCCTGAACCTGGTTCCCAATCCCGATACCATCCAGGAAGCAACGGTTCAGGTGAACACGTTCGATGTGGAGTACGGCCGCAGCAGCTCCATCGTTGAGGTGATGACGACGCGGTCGGGAGCGGACCGCTATCACTTTGTGGCGAGCAACTACTACACGGCCGACTGGCTGACGGCACGAACCCAGTTCCAGCCCCGCGAAACCTACAAGATGCTGCCATTCCATTCGAGCAACATCTCGGCCACGCTGGGCGGTCCGGTGCCGTTCCTGAAGAACACGTTTTTCTTCACGGGATGGGAGCCTCTGCTGTCATCGACGCAGTCGAGCTCGCAGGTCACCTATGAAGCCCCGCAGTTTATTGCCTGGGCGAAGCAGAACTGGCCGAACTCCGTCGGTGTGGACCTGCTGTCGAAGTACCCCGCGGTGAATGCGACGACTACGGGAGTGGCGCAGACGGGAGCATCGCTGTTCAAGACGACATGCGGTACGGCGGCGGCGGCGAACATTCCGTGTTCGATGCCGGTAGTAGATCAGGGCGTGCTGGCAGCGACTAACTATCGCGACGCTCTGCAGTGGAATGCGCGTCTGGACAAGGTCTTTACAAAGGACCGCATCTACGGGAACTACTATCAGACCCGTCTCGATATCGGCGGCCCTTCGGTGCGTCTCGATCACAATGCGCCGCAACACTATATCGTGCGGTCGGTGCAGGGCAACGAGACTCATACGTTTAACTCCAACACCGTCAATGAAGCGGCGATCGGCTGGCTGCGCATGGAGGGTCTGATCAATCCGACGGGACCGTTCCATCTGCCGATCATCTCGCTGACCTCGGGCTGGAATACGCAGCTGGGTGTCAGCAAGGCGGATGAGAACTATGTACAGCACCACTTTGTGTGGAAGGACACGCTGTCGCACGTCTTCGGCACGCATAATCTTCGTGTCGGCTATGAAGGATCTCAAGGGGATAATCTGACCTTCTTTGGCCCGATGAATTCGCAGCCGCACTTCTCTTTCCAAACAGTGGCTGATTTCGTTCAGGACAAGATCTTCTCGGAGTCGGGAGTATCGTTCGATCTGCTGACAGGACAGCAGGCCGGTCTGCGCGGTGGCAGCTTCCAGTTCGATGGCAATACGATCGGCCTGTTCGCGCAGGATACCTGGAGGATCAATAAGAACCTGACGCTGACCTACGGCATCCGGTGGGATGACTTCGGCAATCCTGCTCCGCAGAAGGGGACGATAGCGGCGAACTTCTTCTATGGTCCGGGGACCACGACCTCCGAACAGGTGGCCAACGGATATGTGAAGCAGGTCTCGCACGCCTTCAACCATGCGATCACAGCCTGGAGCCCTCGCGCAGGTGTGGCCTGGGATCTTACTGGTCAGGGAAAGTGGATGGTCCGCGGCGGCTTTGGTCTGTATCACGACTGGGTGACGCTGGGGAACGTACAGAACGAGTTTCAGAATCCGCCTGCACCTGCGGGTGTGACCTTCCAGAGCAATACGGATGGTCCGCAACCGATCTATAGCGTTGGAACCAGCGACACGTATCCCTTTGGATTTACCTATCCGGATTTCAAGGGCTATACCCTCAACGACCACGGCGGAATCCAGGGCCTGCAGGTAAGCGCCGGCGGGAACGATCCCAACCTGAAGGCCTCGAATACGCTCAACTACACGGTTACGCTCGAGCACGGAATTACGAATAACTACTCGGTTGCCGTAGGGTATTCAGGATCGCACTCGAACGATCTGTTCACCGGTTTCGCCTCGCGAACGACGAATGCGAACTACGGTGTCGACATCAATAACTTTCCCGGAAGCCTGGTGCAGAACAACGGAAAGTTCGTTCGCCTGAACACGAACTTCGGTTCGATTCGCTACACCGTCAACGGTCCAACCTCAACCTACAATGCATTTATTGCTTCGTTCAAGGGGCGCTTTATGCATCGCGGGTTCATCAATGCTTCGTACACCCGGTCCAGTTCACATGACGATGCCGGAACCTATCCCACGGTGCAGTCCAACACTGGCAACTACAGCCAGTATTGGGGTCCTTCCAACTGGGACGCACCGAATCGTCTGTCGCTCGCAGTCAGCTATGAGCTGCCGAACCTGAAGACCGGCCCGGCGTTCCTGCACTATCTGACGAATGGATGGAAGCCGAGCGCAATCACGATCCTGCAGAGCGGCACGCCATTTACCGTGTTGCAGACTGCGTCCTATTCAGCCGGTGGAGACTATAACGCCGATGGAAACAACAGCGATCTTCCAGATGTTCCGAGCTATGGTTACGGCATTCCTACGGATCGCAACCATCAGCTTGGCCGCAATGCAGACCGTACGGCGAACAAGAATGCGGCCGGAGTCTTCGGTTCCGCCGGCGACTTTACAAAACCTGCGAATCTTCCGGGTGAGGGCAACGAGGTCATCAACGGCTATCGCAATCCCGGCTACGCGAATACGGACTTTGCGTTGCTCAAGAACAATCGCATTCGCGAGGTCGCCAATCTGCAGTTGCGCCTGGAGATCTTCAACCTCTTCAACCGGGCGAGTCTGGGAGGTATCTCGTCCAGCCTGAACAGTTCGACGTTTGGCAGAGCTACAAGCCAGTACCCGGCACGTTTTTTGCAGCTGGGTGCGCGACTTGAGTTCTGA
- a CDS encoding aminotransferase class V-fold PLP-dependent enzyme, which produces MRSDDAEKTLDPGTESDWNTLRELGHRMVDVMLAHLQGRREQPVWQPLPDDSRSALEDSGIPREGEGAAAAYESFLKHVLPYGIGNTHPRFWGWVMGNGTAEGMLAEMLAAGMNPNVGGFDDSATLVEEQVIGWMAELMGMPAGASGLLTTGGTMANLIGLAVGRHARAGFDLRAEGLRDGPLLRVYCSTETHSWLKKAMELMGMGRAGLCAIGVDSGYRMRVDELKQAIAADRAAGSRPVCVVATAGTVNTGATDDLVAIADLCVEEGLWFHVDGAFGAPAYWSQKLRSRVSGIERADSLAFDLHKWAYMPYDIGCVLVRDPEEHMAAFATGASYLTAMERGPAAGGIRFADRGIELSRGFRSLKAWMSLKSLGVDAITAVVDQNVEQAQYLASLIERSQRLELAAEVPLNIVCFRYTDADEAQNREILMRLQESGVAVPSGTVLDGRFAIRVAISNHRSRREDFDLLVGTVEEIGRKVVSS; this is translated from the coding sequence ATGCGTTCCGACGATGCGGAAAAGACATTGGACCCCGGCACGGAGAGCGACTGGAATACATTGCGCGAGCTGGGGCATCGCATGGTGGATGTGATGCTTGCGCATCTGCAGGGGCGGCGGGAGCAGCCAGTCTGGCAGCCTCTGCCTGACGACTCTCGAAGCGCGCTGGAGGACTCTGGGATTCCCCGCGAAGGAGAGGGAGCTGCGGCTGCCTATGAGAGCTTCCTGAAGCACGTTCTTCCGTACGGCATCGGGAATACCCACCCGCGCTTCTGGGGATGGGTGATGGGAAACGGAACAGCCGAGGGCATGCTGGCCGAGATGCTGGCTGCCGGAATGAACCCCAATGTGGGCGGATTTGACGACTCGGCCACCCTGGTCGAGGAGCAGGTCATCGGGTGGATGGCGGAGCTGATGGGGATGCCGGCCGGAGCGAGCGGCCTGTTGACCACCGGAGGCACCATGGCCAACCTGATCGGACTGGCGGTGGGTCGCCATGCGAGGGCGGGCTTCGATCTGCGGGCAGAGGGGCTGCGGGACGGACCTCTGCTGCGGGTATATTGCTCGACCGAGACCCATAGCTGGTTGAAGAAGGCGATGGAGCTGATGGGGATGGGCCGTGCCGGACTCTGTGCCATTGGAGTGGACAGCGGCTACCGGATGCGGGTGGACGAACTGAAGCAGGCGATTGCCGCGGATCGTGCTGCAGGGTCGAGGCCGGTGTGCGTGGTGGCGACCGCCGGAACCGTAAACACGGGAGCTACGGACGATCTGGTGGCGATTGCCGATCTCTGTGTAGAGGAAGGTCTGTGGTTCCACGTGGATGGAGCATTTGGCGCGCCGGCTTACTGGTCGCAGAAGCTCCGGTCGCGCGTGAGCGGAATCGAACGTGCGGACTCGCTGGCATTCGATCTGCACAAGTGGGCCTACATGCCTTACGACATCGGCTGTGTGCTGGTACGCGACCCCGAGGAGCACATGGCTGCCTTCGCCACCGGAGCAAGCTATCTGACCGCGATGGAGCGAGGCCCGGCTGCGGGTGGGATCCGTTTTGCGGACCGAGGGATTGAGTTGTCGCGAGGCTTCCGGTCGCTGAAAGCGTGGATGAGCCTGAAGTCTCTGGGTGTCGATGCGATCACGGCTGTTGTGGACCAGAACGTTGAGCAGGCGCAGTACCTCGCCTCGTTGATCGAGCGATCGCAGCGGTTGGAGTTGGCCGCGGAAGTCCCACTTAATATTGTCTGCTTCCGCTATACCGATGCTGACGAGGCGCAGAACAGGGAGATCCTGATGCGGCTGCAGGAGAGCGGCGTGGCTGTGCCGTCGGGGACGGTGCTCGACGGGCGTTTCGCGATTCGTGTGGCCATCTCGAATCATCGCTCGCGCCGGGAGGACTTCGATCTTCTGGTAGGGACGGTTGAGGAGATCGGGCGGAAGGTCGTCTCCTCCTGA
- a CDS encoding DUF427 domain-containing protein has product MAKAVWNGQVLAESEIYETVEGNIYFPEETVKREFLRPSSTTSSCPWKGQARYYTILVDGQENQDAAWYYPDPKPAARNVKHHIAFWRGVEITK; this is encoded by the coding sequence ATGGCAAAGGCAGTTTGGAATGGGCAGGTTCTGGCCGAGAGCGAGATCTACGAAACGGTAGAAGGTAATATCTACTTTCCCGAAGAGACGGTTAAGCGAGAGTTCCTGAGGCCAAGCTCGACGACCTCCAGCTGTCCGTGGAAGGGCCAGGCGCGCTACTACACCATCCTCGTAGATGGTCAGGAGAACCAGGACGCGGCGTGGTACTATCCGGACCCGAAGCCCGCCGCCCGGAACGTAAAGCATCACATCGCCTTCTGGCGCGGTGTCGAGATTACGAAGTAA
- the topA gene encoding type I DNA topoisomerase: MAKSLVIVESPAKAKTIGKYLGSDYLVEASIGHIMDLPKNDIGVELKKRTFEPTLIVSPGKEKVVDRLKKLAAKADAVYLAPDPDREGEAIAAHLSMQLLPVVKDKKKVRRVTFNEITQKAVRAAFEHARDVDENLVDAQQTRRVLDRLVGYQISPLLWDKVRRGLSAGRVQTVALRLIVEREQEINDFKPVEYWTIDADLLAAGKQGFTARFVGVNGIPSRVANGVDADGKEQFLSNALPDREAVDEVVGELHTAKWAVKSVEKKERRNNPKAPFTTSKLQQEAAGRLGFNVRRTMGVAQRLYEGVELGPEGTVGLITYMRTDSTRVSPDAIAEAREYIGKLGAGYLPTKPNEFAGKKQAQAQDAHEAIRPTSVRFTPDSIRRYLSDEQYRLYKLIWQRFVASQMTPAVFDQTTVEIEAKAKLTYDFRVSGSVLKFDGHLKFEEEEKRARQAAKEKAAKEERLAQVNVTQDAEGEDDSERRLPELLSGEALKLEKLDPQQKFTQPPPRYNEASLVKTLEEKGIGRPSTYASIINTIQDRDYVKKITGRFVPTEIGIVVTKLLVKNFPYIFDTQYTATLEVELDAVEDGQERWTDLLTGFYDHFEKELKVAEKHMEDIKRMEHKTDEVCEQCGSPLILKWGKFGSFFSCSNFTKSKPMNVAAGPWKKNAKSVVKKITDAFTFPMTVKAMTEDVTEFSREVKDAKELTEAINQAQGKGKKVVVETFSCDFTKENYASKPDLNAPGADDVAEEEFCDNCGRVMVLRNGPWGPFMACPGYNEDPPCKTIRKLNQKVQQKPPVQLEEACPKCGKPLLLRQGQYGEFTSCSGYPKCKYIKQDLLDVKCPKCGGDIAARKTKRGDVFYGCVNYPKCDFASNQKLINETCPKCDSAYLLEVAHDKGTFWVCPNNHDALPKRRKKKGAPEAEEAVSATPPCSYQKQVAQPEGEAA, from the coding sequence ATGGCTAAGTCACTCGTGATCGTAGAGTCGCCCGCGAAGGCGAAGACGATCGGGAAATATCTCGGCAGTGATTACCTGGTGGAGGCCTCGATCGGCCACATCATGGACCTGCCCAAAAACGACATCGGTGTAGAGCTGAAGAAGAGGACCTTCGAGCCGACGCTGATCGTCTCTCCTGGAAAGGAGAAGGTCGTCGACCGCCTGAAGAAGCTGGCGGCGAAGGCCGATGCGGTTTACCTGGCGCCTGACCCGGATCGCGAAGGCGAGGCGATCGCGGCGCATCTTTCGATGCAGCTGCTGCCGGTGGTTAAGGATAAGAAAAAGGTTCGTCGCGTCACCTTTAATGAGATCACCCAGAAGGCCGTTCGTGCGGCCTTTGAGCATGCGCGCGACGTGGACGAAAACCTGGTGGATGCGCAGCAGACCCGCCGCGTGCTGGACCGGCTGGTGGGTTACCAGATCTCGCCCCTGTTGTGGGACAAGGTTCGCCGCGGTCTGAGCGCTGGGCGCGTGCAGACGGTCGCCCTGCGGCTGATTGTCGAGCGCGAGCAGGAGATCAACGACTTCAAGCCAGTAGAGTACTGGACCATCGACGCCGATCTTCTGGCTGCCGGCAAGCAGGGATTTACGGCGCGGTTTGTCGGGGTGAATGGGATTCCGTCACGCGTCGCCAATGGCGTCGATGCTGACGGCAAGGAACAGTTCCTCTCGAACGCCCTCCCGGATCGTGAAGCAGTTGATGAGGTTGTCGGCGAACTTCACACCGCGAAGTGGGCGGTAAAGTCGGTCGAGAAGAAAGAGCGCAGGAACAACCCCAAGGCTCCCTTTACGACCAGCAAGCTCCAGCAGGAGGCTGCTGGACGCCTGGGTTTCAACGTGCGGCGCACGATGGGCGTGGCCCAGCGTCTCTATGAGGGCGTGGAGTTGGGTCCGGAAGGCACGGTCGGCCTGATCACCTACATGCGTACCGATTCCACCCGTGTCAGCCCGGATGCGATAGCAGAGGCACGCGAGTATATCGGCAAGCTGGGCGCTGGCTATCTTCCGACGAAGCCAAACGAGTTTGCGGGCAAAAAGCAGGCCCAGGCGCAGGACGCCCACGAGGCGATCCGTCCGACTTCGGTACGGTTCACGCCGGATTCGATTCGCCGATATCTCTCCGACGAACAGTATCGGCTGTACAAGCTGATCTGGCAGCGTTTCGTCGCCAGCCAGATGACTCCGGCGGTCTTCGACCAGACCACGGTTGAGATTGAGGCAAAGGCGAAGCTGACCTATGACTTCCGGGTCAGCGGGAGCGTGCTGAAGTTCGATGGTCACCTGAAGTTTGAAGAGGAAGAGAAACGCGCCCGCCAGGCGGCCAAAGAGAAGGCCGCGAAGGAAGAGCGTCTTGCGCAGGTCAACGTTACGCAGGATGCGGAGGGCGAAGATGACTCGGAGCGCAGACTGCCTGAGCTGCTCTCCGGGGAAGCGCTGAAGCTCGAGAAGCTTGATCCGCAGCAGAAGTTTACTCAGCCTCCGCCGCGCTACAACGAGGCCAGTCTGGTGAAGACGCTCGAGGAGAAGGGAATCGGGCGGCCTTCGACCTATGCTTCGATCATCAACACCATTCAGGACCGCGATTATGTAAAGAAGATTACGGGTCGGTTTGTACCAACCGAGATCGGAATCGTTGTCACCAAGCTGCTGGTCAAGAACTTCCCGTACATCTTCGATACGCAGTACACGGCCACGCTCGAAGTCGAGCTGGATGCAGTGGAGGATGGACAGGAGCGCTGGACGGATCTGCTGACCGGCTTCTACGACCACTTTGAAAAAGAGCTCAAGGTCGCCGAGAAGCATATGGAAGATATCAAGCGGATGGAGCACAAGACCGACGAGGTCTGCGAGCAGTGCGGCTCCCCGCTGATTCTGAAGTGGGGCAAGTTTGGCAGCTTCTTCTCCTGCTCGAACTTCACGAAGTCGAAACCGATGAACGTGGCTGCGGGGCCGTGGAAGAAGAACGCGAAGTCGGTCGTGAAGAAGATCACTGACGCTTTTACCTTCCCGATGACCGTGAAGGCGATGACCGAGGATGTCACCGAGTTCAGTCGCGAGGTGAAGGACGCGAAGGAGCTGACCGAAGCGATCAATCAGGCGCAGGGGAAGGGAAAGAAGGTCGTGGTCGAGACCTTCAGCTGCGACTTCACCAAGGAAAATTACGCCTCCAAGCCGGACCTGAATGCTCCCGGAGCGGACGATGTCGCCGAGGAGGAGTTCTGCGATAACTGCGGGCGCGTGATGGTGCTGCGCAACGGACCGTGGGGACCCTTCATGGCCTGCCCGGGCTATAACGAAGATCCTCCGTGCAAGACGATCCGCAAGCTGAACCAGAAGGTGCAGCAGAAGCCGCCAGTCCAGCTGGAAGAGGCCTGCCCGAAGTGCGGCAAGCCGCTGCTTCTGCGGCAGGGGCAGTATGGTGAGTTCACCAGCTGCAGTGGATATCCGAAGTGCAAGTACATCAAGCAGGACCTGCTTGATGTAAAGTGCCCCAAGTGCGGCGGCGATATCGCCGCGCGCAAGACCAAACGTGGGGATGTCTTCTACGGCTGCGTGAACTATCCCAAGTGCGACTTTGCCTCGAACCAGAAGCTGATCAACGAGACCTGTCCGAAGTGCGACAGCGCCTACCTGCTGGAGGTAGCCCACGACAAGGGAACCTTCTGGGTGTGTCCGAATAACCACGATGCTCTGCCGAAGCGCAGAAAGAAGAAGGGTGCCCCGGAGGCGGAAGAGGCTGTCTCCGCCACTCCTCCATGCAGCTATCAGAAGCAGGTTGCGCAGCCGGAGGGAGAGGCCGCCTGA